One Armatimonadota bacterium DNA window includes the following coding sequences:
- the argF gene encoding ornithine carbamoyltransferase, with the protein MAAEMLRGRDLLSMDDLSREELQAVLARAADLKARLRAGEQPPVAAGKTLAMIFEKPSLRTRVTFEVGMRQLGGQAVYLAPQDIQLGTRESVPDVARNLSRWVEAIMARTYAHRTVQELADHASVPVINGLSDREHPCQTLGDLLTIQEHFGRLEGIRLTWVGDGNNVLHSLLLGGAKVGLRITVSTPPAYEPAGEVVARARAIGGEGAVVLMPDPYEAVRGADVIYTDVWVSMGQEAEREQRLRAFAGYRVDGALLRAAGGPVRVMHCLPAHRGEEITAEVLDGPQAIVLDQAENRLHAQKGLLAMIL; encoded by the coding sequence ATGGCTGCGGAGATGCTCCGGGGGCGCGATCTGCTCTCCATGGACGACCTCAGCCGGGAGGAGCTGCAGGCCGTGCTGGCGCGGGCCGCCGACCTCAAGGCGCGCCTGCGCGCCGGGGAGCAGCCGCCGGTGGCGGCGGGGAAGACGCTGGCCATGATCTTCGAGAAGCCGTCGCTGCGCACGCGGGTGACCTTCGAGGTCGGGATGCGTCAGCTGGGCGGCCAGGCCGTCTACCTGGCCCCGCAGGACATCCAGCTGGGCACGCGGGAGAGCGTCCCCGATGTGGCCCGCAACCTCTCCCGGTGGGTGGAGGCGATCATGGCCCGCACCTACGCCCACCGGACGGTCCAGGAGCTGGCCGACCACGCCTCGGTGCCCGTCATCAACGGGCTCTCGGATCGGGAACACCCCTGCCAGACGCTGGGCGACCTGCTCACCATTCAAGAGCACTTCGGGCGACTGGAGGGGATCCGCCTGACGTGGGTGGGCGACGGCAACAACGTGCTCCACTCGCTGCTCCTCGGCGGGGCCAAGGTCGGCCTGCGGATCACCGTGAGCACCCCGCCGGCCTATGAGCCGGCGGGGGAAGTGGTCGCCCGGGCCCGGGCCATCGGCGGGGAGGGGGCGGTGGTCCTCATGCCCGACCCCTACGAGGCGGTGCGCGGGGCCGACGTCATCTACACCGACGTCTGGGTGAGCATGGGGCAGGAGGCCGAGCGCGAACAGCGGCTGCGCGCCTTCGCCGGGTACCGGGTCGACGGCGCCCTCCTCCGTGCCGCCGGGGGGCCGGTCAGGGTCATGCACTGCCTGCCGGCGCACCGGGGAGAGGAGATCACCGCGGAGGTGCTGGACGGTCCCCAGGCCATCGTCCTGGACCAGGCCGAGAACCGGCTGCATGCACAGAAGGGACTGCTGGCGATGATACTCTAG
- the cdaA gene encoding diadenylate cyclase CdaA: MPVEIRLLDILDILIVTVLVYQVLLLIRGTRAVQLVTGLGVLLLVYAISRWLQLHTLQSLLEYLGAVIPLALLVLFQPELRRMLEQLGRGGVLVTGLAPPGLAREEAIRLANDLSRAGRVLSLRKIGALIVLERRTGLTDFIETGIKVDGVVTVQLLINLFFPNSPLHDGAAIIRGNRVMAAGCLLPLSENPGLSRTLGTRHRAAVGISEQTDAVAIVISEETGTISLARDGELIRGLSEEELKASLLELFTPEAQGGRVRWRWWRVAARR, encoded by the coding sequence ATGCCCGTTGAGATCCGGCTCCTGGACATCCTGGACATCCTGATTGTGACCGTGCTCGTCTACCAGGTGCTGCTGCTCATCCGCGGCACCCGGGCGGTGCAGCTGGTGACGGGGTTGGGGGTGCTGCTCCTGGTTTACGCCATCAGCCGGTGGCTGCAGCTGCACACCCTGCAGTCGCTGCTGGAATACCTGGGGGCCGTCATCCCGCTCGCCCTCCTTGTGCTCTTCCAGCCCGAGCTCCGCCGGATGCTGGAACAGCTGGGGCGGGGCGGCGTGCTGGTCACCGGGCTGGCCCCGCCCGGATTGGCCCGCGAGGAGGCCATCCGCCTGGCCAACGACCTCTCGCGGGCCGGGCGTGTGCTGAGTCTGCGGAAGATCGGGGCGCTGATCGTGCTGGAGCGTCGCACCGGGCTCACGGACTTCATCGAGACCGGCATCAAGGTGGACGGCGTGGTCACGGTGCAGCTCCTCATCAACCTCTTCTTCCCCAACTCGCCGCTGCACGACGGGGCGGCGATCATCCGGGGCAACCGGGTCATGGCCGCGGGCTGCCTGCTCCCCTTGAGCGAGAACCCCGGTCTCAGCCGCACGCTGGGCACGCGCCACCGCGCCGCGGTGGGCATCTCCGAGCAGACCGACGCCGTGGCCATCGTCATCTCGGAGGAGACGGGGACGATCTCGCTGGCCCGCGACGGCGAACTGATCCGCGGGCTCTCCGAGGAAGAGCTGAAGGCCTCGCTGCTGGAGCTGTTCACCCCCGAAGCGCAGGGGGGCCGGGTCCGCTGGCGGTGGTGGCGGGTGGCGGCGCGACGATGA
- a CDS encoding CdaR family protein: protein MRFRRINEQTLLLVLSFLISVALWAYVTSARITPAPQATTKVVAVVPAITGEPAYGYSLLGIRVTPLTVTLTGPPAVLAPIQSVSTEPVNIGGQTRDFVQEVAVLPPPGTQVGGRVRVAVQIVPAVAVTTVRGIPVQVPPLPGGYVAEVQPDRVAVEVQGPVTVVNRLRAADFTARVDGLEATVGRQRAQVRVQAPPQVEVLNITPAGVTVTVRRGG, encoded by the coding sequence ATGAGGTTCCGGCGCATCAACGAACAGACCCTGCTGCTGGTGCTGTCCTTCCTCATCAGCGTGGCCCTGTGGGCCTACGTGACCTCGGCCCGGATCACTCCGGCGCCCCAGGCGACGACCAAAGTCGTGGCCGTGGTCCCGGCCATCACCGGCGAGCCGGCCTACGGTTACAGCCTGCTCGGCATCCGCGTCACCCCGCTGACGGTGACGCTGACCGGTCCCCCGGCGGTCCTGGCCCCCATTCAGTCCGTGTCCACGGAGCCGGTGAATATCGGGGGACAGACGCGCGACTTCGTGCAGGAAGTCGCCGTCCTGCCGCCTCCCGGCACGCAGGTCGGCGGCCGCGTGCGGGTGGCGGTCCAGATCGTGCCGGCGGTGGCCGTGACGACGGTGCGGGGAATCCCCGTCCAGGTGCCGCCCCTGCCCGGGGGGTACGTGGCCGAGGTCCAGCCGGACCGCGTCGCCGTGGAGGTGCAGGGGCCGGTGACGGTGGTGAACCGGCTGCGGGCGGCGGACTTCACGGCCCGCGTGGACGGCCTGGAGGCGACCGTGGGGCGGCAGCGGGCGCAGGTCAGGGTGCAGGCCCCGCCCCAGGTCGAGGTGCTCAACATCACCCCGGCCGGCGTGACCGTGACGGTGCGCAGGGGCGGCTAG
- the glmM gene encoding phosphoglucosamine mutase yields MGRLFGTDGIRGVANVDLTPELAFKVGRAAAHVLGDAGGRFVIGHDTRLSGEMLEAALVAGICSTGGRVLRAGILPTPALAYLGRVHRAVAVAISASHNPVEDNGIKFFGPDGFKLPDAVEDAIEASLDRHDLRRAVGAEVGRTEVLPDAAERYADYVASLATARCDGLRVVVDCAFGAACPVAPLVWERLGATVIPINAAPDGSRINVDCGSTHPEVIQAAVREHGADLAFAHDGDADRVIAADETGRIVDGDAIMGVCALHLARANRLPGNVVVATVMSNLGLELALRRAGLRLERTRVGDRYVLERMRELDARLGGEQSGHVIFLDHATTGDGLVTAVQVVNVMMETGRRLSDLAAPIERFPQVLKNVRVAVRDGIGAHPAVQAAVGEAERRLRGRGRVLVRPSGTEPLVRVMVEADDAGEAEEVASLLADVIGRAFGAPAS; encoded by the coding sequence ATGGGCCGGTTGTTCGGGACCGACGGAATTCGGGGGGTGGCCAACGTGGACCTCACCCCGGAGCTGGCCTTCAAGGTCGGCCGCGCCGCCGCACACGTCCTGGGCGACGCCGGCGGCCGCTTCGTCATCGGACACGACACCCGGCTGTCCGGGGAGATGCTGGAGGCGGCGCTGGTCGCGGGCATCTGCTCCACCGGGGGCCGCGTGCTGCGGGCGGGCATCCTGCCCACGCCGGCGCTGGCCTACCTGGGCCGGGTCCACCGGGCGGTGGCCGTGGCCATCTCGGCCTCGCACAATCCGGTGGAGGACAACGGGATCAAGTTCTTCGGGCCGGACGGCTTCAAGCTGCCGGACGCGGTGGAGGACGCCATCGAGGCCTCCCTGGACCGCCACGACCTCCGCCGGGCGGTCGGGGCGGAGGTGGGGCGGACCGAGGTGCTGCCCGACGCCGCGGAGCGCTACGCCGACTACGTGGCCTCCCTGGCCACGGCCCGGTGCGACGGCCTGCGGGTGGTGGTGGACTGCGCCTTCGGCGCGGCCTGCCCGGTGGCGCCGCTGGTCTGGGAACGGCTCGGCGCCACCGTCATCCCGATCAACGCCGCGCCCGACGGCAGCCGCATCAACGTGGACTGCGGCTCCACCCATCCCGAGGTGATCCAGGCCGCCGTGCGGGAGCACGGCGCCGACCTGGCCTTCGCCCACGACGGGGACGCGGACCGGGTGATCGCGGCGGATGAGACGGGCCGGATCGTGGACGGGGACGCCATCATGGGAGTGTGCGCCCTGCACCTGGCCCGGGCCAACCGCCTGCCGGGGAACGTCGTGGTGGCGACCGTGATGTCGAACCTCGGGCTGGAACTCGCCCTGCGCCGGGCCGGCCTCCGTCTGGAGCGCACCCGGGTCGGCGACCGCTACGTGCTGGAGCGGATGCGCGAACTGGATGCCAGACTGGGCGGGGAGCAAAGCGGCCACGTCATCTTCCTCGACCACGCCACCACCGGCGACGGTCTCGTCACGGCGGTCCAGGTCGTCAACGTGATGATGGAGACAGGCCGAAGGCTGAGCGACCTGGCCGCGCCCATCGAGCGCTTCCCGCAGGTCCTCAAGAACGTGCGCGTGGCCGTCCGCGACGGGATCGGCGCCCATCCGGCCGTGCAGGCCGCCGTGGGCGAGGCGGAGCGACGGCTCCGGGGACGCGGGCGCGTGCTGGTGCGCCCCTCGGGGACCGAGCCGCTGGTCCGGGTGATGGTGGAAGCCGACGACGCCGGCGAGGCGGAGGAGGTGGCCAGCCTCCTGGCAGACGTGATCGGCCGGGCCTTCGGCGCGCCGGCCTCGTGA
- a CDS encoding WecB/TagA/CpsF family glycosyltransferase: MSGSVPQAVVLLGVPVHPVTMDEAVERVHALLRGGGSHLVVTLNAPMLGRAARDEAYRRVVQAAALVTPDGMGTLLVGRILGRRLPERVAGVDLADRLCALCAREGFRVFFLGASPGVAEAAAARLRERHPGLPVAGTAHGYFSPAEEPGIVDRIRAARTDLLLVALGAPRQEFWLAAHLARTGARVGMGVGGTFDVYAGRTRRSPPWLQRAGLEWLDRALREPRRWPVAAGIPGVLWLAVRARLAERLRLRRAPD; the protein is encoded by the coding sequence GTGAGCGGTTCCGTTCCCCAGGCGGTCGTCCTGCTGGGCGTGCCAGTGCACCCCGTGACGATGGACGAGGCCGTGGAGCGGGTGCACGCCCTGCTCCGCGGAGGGGGATCGCACTTGGTCGTCACCCTCAACGCGCCCATGCTCGGCCGGGCGGCGCGCGACGAGGCGTACCGCCGGGTGGTCCAGGCCGCGGCCCTCGTCACCCCCGACGGGATGGGGACGCTGCTCGTGGGGCGGATCCTCGGCCGGCGGTTGCCGGAGCGGGTGGCCGGGGTGGACCTGGCCGACCGTCTCTGCGCCCTGTGCGCGCGGGAAGGATTCCGGGTCTTCTTCCTCGGCGCATCTCCCGGCGTCGCGGAGGCGGCGGCCGCCCGGCTGCGGGAGCGGCATCCCGGCCTCCCCGTCGCCGGCACGGCCCACGGGTACTTCTCTCCGGCGGAAGAACCGGGGATCGTGGACCGCATCAGGGCGGCGAGGACGGATCTCCTCCTGGTCGCGCTGGGCGCGCCGCGACAGGAGTTCTGGCTGGCCGCCCATCTGGCCCGCACGGGGGCCCGCGTGGGCATGGGGGTGGGCGGGACCTTCGACGTCTACGCCGGGCGGACCCGCCGCAGTCCGCCGTGGCTGCAGCGGGCGGGGCTGGAGTGGCTGGATCGGGCGCTGCGCGAGCCGCGGCGCTGGCCGGTGGCGGCGGGCATTCCCGGCGTGCTGTGGCTGGCCGTGAGAGCGCGCCTGGCCGAGCGCCTCCGCCTCAGGCGCGCTCCGGATTGA
- the glmS gene encoding glutamine--fructose-6-phosphate transaminase (isomerizing), whose amino-acid sequence MCGIIGYIGHRDALPILLDGLRKLEYRGYDSAGVAVLGNGHIEICKTAGKLARLAELTAATHLSGSVGIGHTRWATHGLPTDRNAHPHSDCTGSVVVIHNGIIENFLPLREALRSRGHTFRSDTDTEVLAHLIEEALGARPGTPLEEAVRVAVSQARGAYAIVVMCREQPDRIVAVRQISPLIVGLGRGETILASDIPALLAHTRDVLIIEDGELAVLTRGGATVQTLAGAPVQKSPIRITWDAAMAEKGGYPHFMIKEIHEQPRALQETMMGRLDAEGRVELDGVRYTDEQIRTLHKVWITACGTAYHAGLVGRWWIEHLAKVAAEPELASELRYRDPLITPQTLTVAISQSGETADTLAAVREARARGSRVLAVTNVVGSTLARDADDVLYIRAGPEIAVASSKAYITMLAALAMLALDLALRRGTLTSDQASAIIREMKALPAQAQEVLKREGQVQALAERLASAEHVFFIGRGLDYAAAMEGSLKLKEISYIHSEALAAGELKHGTLALVTEGTPVFALVTQRHVHEKTLSNIQEVKARGGHVIALAYDDDREITRFADEALRIPPTDDLLAPVLAIIPLQLFAYHVARLRGNDIDQPRNLAKSVTVE is encoded by the coding sequence ATGTGCGGCATCATCGGCTATATCGGGCACCGGGACGCCCTGCCGATCCTGCTGGACGGCCTGCGGAAGCTGGAGTACCGCGGGTACGACTCGGCGGGAGTCGCGGTGCTGGGCAACGGGCACATCGAGATCTGCAAGACGGCGGGCAAACTGGCCCGCCTGGCCGAACTGACGGCGGCCACCCACCTGTCCGGTTCCGTGGGCATCGGCCACACCCGGTGGGCGACCCACGGCCTGCCCACCGACCGGAACGCCCACCCCCACAGCGACTGCACCGGGTCGGTCGTCGTCATCCACAACGGGATCATCGAGAACTTCCTGCCCCTGCGGGAGGCGCTGCGGTCGCGCGGGCACACCTTCCGCTCCGACACGGACACGGAGGTCCTGGCCCACCTCATCGAGGAGGCGCTGGGGGCCCGGCCCGGGACGCCCCTCGAGGAGGCGGTGCGCGTGGCCGTGAGCCAGGCCCGGGGAGCCTACGCCATCGTCGTGATGTGCCGAGAGCAGCCCGACCGGATCGTGGCCGTGCGGCAGATCAGCCCGCTCATCGTCGGGCTGGGACGCGGCGAGACGATCCTGGCCTCGGACATCCCGGCGCTGCTGGCCCACACCCGCGACGTGCTGATCATCGAGGACGGCGAGCTGGCGGTGTTGACGCGCGGGGGCGCCACCGTCCAGACCCTGGCCGGCGCCCCGGTGCAGAAGTCCCCGATCCGCATCACCTGGGATGCCGCCATGGCGGAGAAGGGCGGCTACCCCCACTTCATGATCAAAGAGATCCACGAGCAACCGCGCGCCCTGCAGGAGACGATGATGGGCCGCCTGGACGCCGAGGGTCGGGTGGAACTGGACGGCGTGAGGTACACCGACGAGCAGATCCGGACGCTGCACAAGGTGTGGATCACGGCGTGCGGGACAGCCTACCACGCGGGGCTGGTCGGCCGCTGGTGGATCGAGCACCTGGCGAAGGTGGCCGCGGAGCCGGAGCTGGCCAGCGAGCTGCGGTATCGCGATCCGCTCATCACCCCCCAGACCCTGACGGTGGCGATCAGCCAGTCCGGGGAGACGGCGGACACGCTGGCTGCGGTGCGCGAGGCGCGGGCCCGCGGGTCGCGGGTGCTGGCCGTGACCAACGTCGTGGGCAGCACGCTGGCCCGCGACGCCGACGACGTCCTCTACATCCGCGCCGGCCCGGAGATCGCCGTGGCCAGCAGCAAGGCCTACATCACCATGCTGGCCGCGCTGGCCATGCTGGCCCTCGACCTGGCGCTCCGCCGGGGGACGCTGACCTCCGACCAGGCCTCGGCGATCATCCGGGAGATGAAGGCGCTCCCGGCGCAGGCGCAGGAGGTGCTGAAGCGGGAGGGCCAGGTCCAGGCCCTGGCCGAGCGGCTGGCCTCCGCGGAGCACGTCTTCTTCATCGGCCGCGGACTGGACTACGCCGCGGCTATGGAGGGCTCCCTCAAGCTCAAGGAGATCTCCTACATACACTCAGAGGCCCTGGCCGCCGGCGAGCTGAAGCACGGCACCCTGGCCCTGGTGACGGAGGGCACGCCGGTGTTCGCCCTCGTCACCCAACGCCACGTCCACGAGAAGACGCTGTCCAACATCCAGGAGGTGAAGGCCCGGGGCGGCCACGTCATCGCCCTGGCCTACGACGACGACCGGGAGATCACCCGGTTCGCCGACGAGGCGCTGCGCATCCCGCCGACCGACGACCTGCTGGCCCCGGTCCTGGCCATCATCCCCCTGCAGCTCTTCGCCTACCATGTGGCGCGCCTGCGGGGGAACGACATCGACCAGCCGCGAAATCTGGCCAAGAGCGTCACCGTGGAGTGA
- a CDS encoding Trm112 family protein — MAIDEELLKILACPLDKAPVELRGDRIVCTQCGRRYPIRDGIPIMLIDEAELPA, encoded by the coding sequence GTGGCGATCGACGAGGAGCTGCTGAAGATCCTGGCCTGTCCGCTGGATAAGGCGCCGGTGGAGCTGCGGGGCGACCGCATCGTCTGCACCCAGTGCGGCCGGCGCTATCCGATCCGGGACGGCATCCCCATCATGCTGATCGACGAAGCGGAACTGCCGGCCTGA
- the acpS gene encoding holo-ACP synthase has translation MDVRGIGVDIVEVERIARALERWGDAFVFRLFTPGEDVRARHPRLRSQRLAARFAAKEAVMKALGLGWRTMAWHEIEIVHDPLGRPAVRLRGGAARAAQQQGVAAVHVTLSHTRALALAGAVALGAPSA, from the coding sequence ATGGACGTCCGCGGCATCGGTGTGGACATCGTCGAGGTCGAGCGCATCGCCCGGGCGCTGGAGCGGTGGGGAGACGCCTTCGTCTTTCGCCTCTTCACCCCGGGGGAGGACGTCCGTGCCCGCCATCCCCGCCTGCGCAGCCAGCGGCTGGCCGCCCGCTTTGCCGCCAAGGAAGCGGTGATGAAGGCGTTGGGCCTGGGCTGGCGCACCATGGCCTGGCACGAGATCGAAATCGTCCACGATCCGCTGGGCCGTCCCGCCGTACGCCTGCGGGGCGGGGCGGCCCGCGCGGCACAGCAGCAGGGCGTGGCGGCGGTCCACGTCACGCTCTCCCACACCCGCGCCCTGGCCCTGGCCGGGGCGGTGGCCCTGGGCGCCCCCTCCGCCTGA
- a CDS encoding DUF998 domain-containing protein — MKGPLAFLSLIATLIFGVAVVALLFIAPDIDPMRSGISFYALTGYGFLISVALALVGLSGLFLALALWPSTRTLAGRIGLVLLMAWGITSILAGAFPLDAPGAVPTLYGSIHNMAGLNFLLIAPAVLLIERTRSPHVDPAPSQPITSWLAWLVLIAAILLFTFHGPLASIGIGGLIQRLYWLVLALWLLFKAQHILQTAVKDAVA, encoded by the coding sequence ATGAAGGGTCCTCTGGCATTTCTCAGCCTTATAGCCACATTGATCTTTGGGGTCGCGGTCGTCGCCCTGCTCTTCATAGCACCCGATATCGATCCAATGCGCTCCGGCATAAGCTTCTATGCGCTGACCGGGTATGGCTTTCTCATCAGCGTTGCTCTCGCCCTGGTCGGCCTCTCCGGTCTCTTCCTCGCACTCGCCTTGTGGCCGAGCACTCGTACCCTCGCCGGGCGCATTGGGCTTGTGCTCCTCATGGCCTGGGGGATCACGTCCATCTTGGCTGGCGCGTTCCCCCTCGACGCGCCGGGGGCCGTCCCGACTCTCTACGGTTCCATTCATAACATGGCTGGTCTCAATTTCCTCCTGATCGCTCCTGCTGTCCTTCTCATCGAGCGAACCCGCTCACCGCACGTCGATCCCGCTCCGTCGCAGCCGATCACCTCCTGGCTGGCCTGGCTGGTTCTGATTGCGGCCATCCTTCTTTTCACTTTCCATGGCCCGCTCGCCTCGATTGGCATCGGCGGGCTCATTCAGAGGCTCTATTGGCTCGTCCTGGCTCTGTGGCTCCTTTTCAAGGCTCAGCATATTCTTCAAACAGCGGTGAAGGACGCTGTAGCTTGA
- a CDS encoding alpha/beta hydrolase, translating into MLPHLPDSIHAFALTQGGHGDVSRPAEGYRPHDFATDLAAFMDALQLEAAVISGGSNGGIVARRFAIDYPERTLGLVLLGSPATLRDKPGGRIDNDAPLGVGTIIRKRNKRGGTIVEGR; encoded by the coding sequence GTGCTGCCTCACCTGCCTGACTCCATTCATGCCTTCGCTTTGACCCAAGGGGGCCACGGCGATGTGAGTCGCCCCGCGGAGGGCTATCGCCCCCACGATTTCGCGACGGACCTCGCAGCGTTCATGGACGCCCTCCAGCTTGAAGCCGCCGTCATCTCGGGGGGTTCCAACGGCGGCATCGTCGCCCGGCGCTTTGCGATAGACTACCCCGAGCGTACCCTCGGGCTCGTGCTTTTGGGCTCGCCCGCCACCCTGCGGGACAAGCCGGGTGGCCGGATTGATAACGACGCTCCCCTTGGCGTTGGGACGATCATCCGCAAACGCAATAAACGCGGCGGAACGATCGTCGAGGGACGATGA
- a CDS encoding LacI family DNA-binding transcriptional regulator, with the protein MAATIRDVAARAGVSVATVSRVVNRSPHRVSAATQRRVLAAVRALGYESNPIARGLKKRSTRTVALIVPDISNPFFPAIARGIEDVARARGYAVLLCNTYEDLERERAYLELLARRMVDGLVFATVGSNTRHLRALRRQGRPVVLVARDVAGVRIDSVLVDNFRGEFEATTHLLGLGHRRIAHITGPPSLHVAAERRRGYLAALEAAGVPRSEALVVEGNFAADGGRRAVERLLARGAKFTAVVAANDLMAIGAMEALRRAGRRIPQDVAVVGFDDITFASLVCPALTTVAQPKYRMGQLAMERLLALMDGADEGGRQTVLIPQLVVRDSCGAHLAVGAADGRRESVRQGGGGG; encoded by the coding sequence ATGGCTGCGACCATTCGGGACGTGGCGGCGCGCGCCGGGGTGTCCGTCGCCACCGTCTCGCGCGTCGTCAACCGCAGTCCGCACCGGGTGAGTGCCGCCACCCAGCGCCGCGTGCTGGCCGCCGTCCGGGCGCTGGGCTATGAGTCCAACCCCATCGCCCGCGGGCTGAAGAAGCGCAGCACCCGCACCGTCGCCCTCATCGTCCCCGACATCAGCAACCCCTTCTTTCCCGCCATCGCCCGGGGGATCGAGGACGTGGCCCGCGCCCGCGGCTACGCCGTGCTGCTGTGCAACACCTACGAGGACCTGGAGCGCGAGCGCGCCTACCTCGAGCTGCTGGCCCGGCGCATGGTGGACGGACTGGTCTTCGCCACGGTGGGGAGCAACACGCGCCACCTCCGGGCGCTAAGGCGTCAGGGCCGGCCGGTGGTGCTGGTGGCCCGCGACGTGGCCGGGGTGCGGATCGACTCGGTGCTGGTGGACAACTTCCGCGGGGAGTTCGAGGCCACCACCCACCTGCTCGGCCTCGGCCACCGGCGCATCGCCCACATCACCGGCCCGCCGTCCCTGCACGTCGCCGCCGAGCGGCGGCGGGGCTACCTGGCGGCGCTGGAGGCGGCGGGCGTCCCGCGGTCCGAGGCCCTGGTGGTGGAGGGGAATTTCGCCGCGGACGGCGGGCGCCGGGCCGTGGAGCGGCTGCTGGCGCGGGGGGCGAAGTTCACCGCCGTGGTCGCCGCCAACGACCTGATGGCCATCGGCGCCATGGAGGCGCTGCGCCGGGCCGGCCGGCGCATTCCCCAGGATGTGGCCGTCGTCGGCTTCGACGACATCACCTTCGCCTCGCTGGTCTGCCCCGCGCTGACGACGGTGGCGCAGCCCAAGTACCGCATGGGCCAGCTGGCGATGGAACGTCTGCTGGCCTTGATGGACGGGGCGGACGAGGGCGGCCGGCAGACGGTGTTGATTCCCCAGCTGGTGGTGCGCGACTCGTGCGGGGCGCATCTCGCCGTCGGCGCCGCGGACGGTCGCCGCGAATCGGTACGCCAAGGAGGGGGTGGAGGATGA
- the iolM gene encoding scyllo-inosose 3-dehydrogenase, translating into MRGLVLAAEWDPRPDYRVSEWERRTGKAVTGSSVWRSPRLSLESIAEPRPGPGEVLIRPRACGVCGSDVHFYETDADGYMLYPGLTKFPVVIGHEFSGEVVEVGRDVTDLKPGDMVTAEEMIWCGECTPCRNGYPNQCLRLEEIGFTINGAQADYIAIGAKYCWKIDALAERYGSREKAYEAGALCEPTSVSYNAMFTRAEGFKPGGHVVVFGTGPIGFAAIALARAAGAAKIIAFEVSPVRQELARKVGADVVLDPVALERQGTAPRQAIMELTDGEGAAMLVEAAGAPPRTIPEMEAAMAVGGKIVMIGRASERAPVYLEHFQTHAAQIYGAQGHSGYGNFPNVIRLMASGRIDLTPIITSRFTLDQGVEAIKKATRREDGKIMIRA; encoded by the coding sequence ATGAGAGGGCTCGTGCTGGCGGCGGAGTGGGATCCCCGGCCGGACTACCGGGTGTCGGAGTGGGAACGGCGGACGGGCAAGGCCGTGACCGGCAGCAGCGTCTGGCGCTCGCCGCGGCTGTCCCTGGAGTCGATCGCCGAGCCCCGGCCGGGACCGGGCGAAGTGCTGATCCGTCCCCGGGCCTGCGGAGTCTGCGGCTCGGACGTGCACTTCTACGAGACCGATGCCGACGGGTACATGCTGTACCCGGGACTCACCAAGTTCCCGGTGGTGATCGGCCACGAGTTCAGCGGCGAGGTGGTGGAGGTCGGCCGCGACGTCACCGACCTCAAGCCCGGCGACATGGTCACCGCCGAGGAGATGATCTGGTGCGGGGAGTGCACCCCGTGCCGCAACGGCTACCCCAACCAGTGCCTGCGCCTGGAAGAGATCGGCTTCACCATCAACGGCGCCCAGGCCGACTACATCGCCATCGGCGCCAAGTACTGCTGGAAGATCGACGCCCTGGCGGAGCGCTACGGGTCCAGGGAGAAGGCCTACGAGGCCGGCGCGCTGTGCGAGCCCACCAGCGTCAGCTACAACGCGATGTTCACGCGCGCCGAGGGGTTCAAGCCCGGCGGGCACGTCGTCGTCTTCGGCACCGGCCCCATCGGCTTCGCCGCCATCGCCCTGGCCCGGGCCGCCGGCGCGGCGAAGATCATCGCCTTCGAAGTAAGCCCGGTGCGCCAGGAGCTGGCCCGCAAGGTGGGCGCCGATGTCGTGCTCGATCCGGTGGCCCTGGAGCGCCAGGGAACCGCGCCGCGCCAGGCCATCATGGAGCTCACCGACGGCGAGGGCGCGGCGATGCTGGTCGAGGCCGCCGGCGCGCCGCCCAGGACCATCCCCGAGATGGAGGCGGCGATGGCGGTGGGCGGCAAGATCGTCATGATCGGCCGGGCCAGCGAGCGGGCCCCGGTCTACCTGGAGCACTTCCAGACCCACGCCGCGCAGATTTACGGCGCCCAGGGGCACTCCGGCTACGGCAACTTCCCCAACGTCATCCGCCTCATGGCCAGCGGCCGCATCGACCTGACGCCGATCATCACCAGCCGGTTCACCCTGGACCAGGGCGTGGAGGCGATCAAGAAAGCCACCAGGCGCGAGGACGGCAAGATCATGATCCGGGCCTGA